One genomic region from Enoplosus armatus isolate fEnoArm2 chromosome 17, fEnoArm2.hap1, whole genome shotgun sequence encodes:
- the cmc4 gene encoding cx9C motif-containing protein 4, protein MPQKDPCQKQACAIQKCLQANKYVESMCEDVIREMRRCCETQAGSSICCSGFKDSKPTENKINT, encoded by the exons ATGCCACAGAAAGACCCGTGTCAAAAGCAAGCATGTGCAATTCAAAAGTGTTTACAAG CTAACAAATACGTGGAGAGCATGTGTGAGGACGTGATCAGGGAGATGCGGCGCTGCTGTGAGACGCAGGCTGGAAGCTCCATCTGCTGCTCCGGGTTCAAGGACTCAAAACCCACGGAGAACAAAATTAACACATAG
- the LOC139300099 gene encoding hsp90 co-chaperone Cdc37, which translates to MSRIDYSVWDHIEVSDDEDDTHPNIDTPSLFRWRHQARVERMDEFKKKGEDLSKAHRDSRRKLAEAQKKIQELTISTTDDAKAELSKMQSEEKKLKKEEREWEKKMEDHNREEKKMPWNVDTLSKEGFSKSVVNINPESAEETEEEKEQKHKTFVEKYEKQIKHFGMLRRWDDSQKYLSDNSHLVCEETANYLVIMCIDIEVEEKHALMEQVAHQTIVMQFILELAKSLKVDPRGCFRQFFAKIKTADQQYQDAFNDELESFKERVRGRAKIRIEKAVKEYEEEERQKRMGPGGLDPVEVYETLPLEMQKCFDEKDIQMLQEVISKMDPTEAKTHMKRCIDSGLWVPNSKTDDGDEKEEDATYEEVKQEPEETKKE; encoded by the exons ATGTCCAGGATAGACTACAGCGTATGGGACCACATTGAGGTGTCAGACGATGAAGATGACACCCACCCGAACATCGACACACCCAGCCTCTTCAGATGGAGACACCAG GCACGTGTGGAACGAATGGATGAATTTAAGAAAAAAGGTGAAGACTTAAGCAAGGCACACCGTGATTCCCGGCGTAAGTTGGCAGAGGCACAGAAGAAAATACAAGAGTTGACCATTTCAACAACGGATGATGCCAAAGCAGAGCTGAGCAAAATGCAGTCTGAGgagaagaaactgaaaaaagaggaaagggagtgggagaagaagatggaggacCACAACCgggaagagaagaagatgcCATGGAACGTCGACACACTCAGCAAGGAGGGTTTCAGCAAG agtgTTGTTAATATCAACCCTGAATCCGCTGAAGAGacggaagaagagaaggagcaAAAGCATAAAACCTTTGTGGAGAAATATGAGAAGCAGATCAAACATTTTG GCATGTTGCGACGTTGGGATGACAGCCAGAAGTACCTCTCTGACAACTCTCATCTAGTATGTGAAGAGACTGCCAACTACCTGGTCATCATGTGCATTGACATTGAAGTTGAGGAG AAACATGCATTGATGGAGCAAGTGGCTCATCAGACCATCGTCATGCAGTTTATTCTTGAGTTGGCAAAAAGCCTCAAGGTGGACCCCCGCGGTTGCTTTCGACAATTTTTTGCCAAGATTAAG ACCGCAGATCAGCAGTACCAGGATGCTTTCAATGATGAGCTGGAGTCATTTAAGGAGCGGGTTCGGGGGAGGGCGAAGATCCGCATAGAAAAGGCCGTCAAAGAatatgaggaagaggagcgacAAAAGCGCATGGGACCTGGAGGGCTAGATCCTGTTGAAGTGTACGAGACCCTGCCACTC GAGATGCAGAAATGCTTTGATGAGAAGGACATCCAAATGTTACAGGAGGTTATTAGTAAAATGGACCCAACG GAGGCGAAGACTCACATGAAGAGGTGCATAGACTCTGGGCTCTGGGTCCCCAACTCCAAGACAGACGATGgggatgagaaagaggaagatgcTACCTATGAGGAGGTGAAACAGGAGCCGGAAGAAACTAAGAAGGAATGA
- the tyk2 gene encoding non-receptor tyrosine-protein kinase TYK2 isoform X2 — MSRSGWSKRSRPGAFPGLCEPPQGQGIHVYLFWTKEGERYLSHSSGEVTAETLCISAAEAVGISPLCHVLFALYNPLSRCWYSPNHVFSPEENSSLALHYCMRFYFRNWHKLNEKGPTVSRYALRSGTDQGGSPLLEITSLEYLFSQAKYEFVNEVVEMEGVQSEEELSCFKNESLGMAVLHLSHQAMQTGCTLQDVAKKISFLHCIPRSFAKHISKDNFLTKIRIRRVFADFVQTFQQHTVDKGRLGAHEIMYKYISTLEHLAPHFGTETFPVSHLELREDGYGSSSYSNTTHAQGVSKDDFIAPATHEVMVSGTKGIQWRKVSGQKAQANTYFRNDCMNYMRKTKQQSIQPNANTPNKWTSFCDFPEITHIAITGANVCISTQDNHCMEVQMNSSQEARSFSSLLDGYYRLTADAHHYLCHEVAPPRVVLSEANGLHGPMHDDFVLLKLKKEAAEEGSYVVRWSALDYHRIILAVLNKNENGSKSSHKQFRIQHKGSMFCLDGWDQEFSSVKKLTDSLKTFVLKSGSDSFTVKKCCLPRQAELSNLLVVRQGVSQSLSLNLTQLRFHQIKDREIVQQQHLGRGTRTNIYSGRLRVRGGGENDEDDEFNNNFTDREGIQVVLKILEHSHEDIALAFFETASLMSQVSHSHLVFVHGVSVKGSENIMVEEFVEFGPLDVFLRKEKASVTPQWKFIVAKQLASALNYLETKRLVHGNVCAKNILVARRGLEHGTTPFVKLSDPGISLTVLSREERLERIPWIAPECVDSGASIGSAADQWSFGVTLLEICNNGDLPMSGSTLSEKERFYQQKGRLAEPSSQELASFISMCLTYEPVERPSFLTVLRELTKIMIKNPDISPSETLPVKDPSMFHKRYLKKMRVLGEGHFGKVTLYLYDPANDGTGERVAVKALKQENGHVPEGWMKEIEILKSLYHSNIVKYKGCCTELGYGVLALKAIHPPRPSCP, encoded by the exons ATGTCTAGAAGTGGGTGGTCCAAGCGTTCAAGGCCAGGGGCATTTCCGGGCCTGTGTGAACCTCCTCAGGGTCAGGGCATCCATGTTTACCTCTTCTGGACAAAGGAAGGGGAAAGATATTTGTCCCATTCAAGTGGAGAAGTCACAGCAGAGACGCTGTGCATCTCTGCGGCGGAGGCTGTAG GGATATCTCCTCTGTGCCATGTGTTGTTTGCTCTGTACAATCCACTATCTCGCTGCTGGTACAGTCCCAACCACGTTTTCAGCCCAGAGGAGAACTCCAGCCTCGCTCTTCACTACTGTATGAG GTTTTACTTTCGGAATTGGCACAAACTGAATGAGAAGGGGCCAACTGTATCCCGTTATGCTCTCAGATCTGGGACAGATCAGGGGGGTTCTCCTCTGCTTGAAATCACATCCTTAGAATACTTATTCTCCCAG GCTAAATATGAATTTGTGAACGAAGTCGTGGAGATGGAAGGCGTTCAGTCAGAGGAGGAGCTAAGTTGCTTCAAAAATGAGAGCTTGGGGATGGCTGTACTTCACCTCTCACACCAGGCAATGCAGACTGGCTGTACCTTACAAGATGTTGCCAAAAAAATCAG cttctTACACTGCATCCCAAGGTCTTTTGCCAAACACATTTCCAAAGACAACTTCCTGACAAAAATCAGGATCCGGCGGGTGTTTGCAGACTTTGTGCAGACCTTCCAGCAGCACACTGTGGATAAGGGCCGGCTGGGCGCCCACGAGATCATGTATAAGTACATCTCTACTCTTGAACACTTGGCACCACATTTTGGCACAGAGACCTTCCCTGTTTCCCACCTGGAACTGAGAGAGGATGGGTATGGAAGTAGCTCTTACTCAAACACCACCCATGCACAGGGCGTCTCGAAAGATGACTTCATAGCTCCCGCCACACATGAAGTAATGGTGTCTGGCACCAAGGGGATTCAGTGGAGAAAGGTGTCCGGTCAGAAG GCACAGGCAAACACTTACTTCAGGAATGACTGCATGAACTACATGAGGAAAACGAAACAGCAGTCCATCCAACCGAATGCAAACACTCCCAATAAATGGACCTCCTTCTGTGATTTCCCTGAAATAACTCACATAGCCATCACTGGAGCTAATGTGTGCATTAGCACTCAGGACAATCACTGCATG gAGGTTCAGATGAACTCCAGCCAGGAGGCCCGTTCCTTCAGCTCCCTCCTGGATGGATACTACCGGCTGACTGCTGACGCCCACCACTATCTTTGTCATGAAGTGGCTCCCCCAAGGGTAGTGCTGAGTGAAGCAAATGGACTGCATGGACCTATGCA TGATGATTTTGTGCTGCTGAAGCTGAAaaaggaggcagcagaggagggatctTACGTCGTACGTTGGAGTGCTCTCGACTATCACCGCATCATCCTAGCGGTCCTGAACAAAAATGAG AATGGATCGAAGTCAAGCCACAAGCAGTTTCGGATTCAGCACAAGGGTTCGATGTTCTGTCTGGACGGCTGGGACCAAGAATTCTCCAGTGTGAAGAAGCTCACAGACAGCCTCAAGACCTTTGTACTCAAGTCTGGTTCTGACAGCTTTACTGTCAAAAAGTGCTGTTTGCCAAGACAAGcag AGCTATCCAACCTGTTGGTGGTGAGGCAAGGTGTCAGTCAGTCATTGTCCCTGAACTTGACCCAGCTACGCTTCCACCAGATCAAGGACAGAGAGATTGTACAG CAACAGCATTTGGGCCGTGGGACCAGAACTAACATCTACTCAGGACGTCTGCGGGTgcgaggtggaggagaaaatgatgaGGATGACGAGTTCAACAACAACTTCACTGACCGCGAAGGGATCCAAGTGGTCCTCAAGATTCTAGAACACAGCCATGAAGATATTGCACTT gCGTTTTTTGAAACTGCAAGTCTCATGAGCCAGGTATCCCACAGTCACCTGGTGTTTGTACATGGCGTGTCAGTCAAAGGATCTGAAA ACATCATGGTAGAAGAGTTTGTGGAGTTTGGACCTTTGGATGTTTTCCTTCGCAAAGAAAAGGCATCAGTGACTCCTCAGTGGAAGTTCATTGTTGCAAAACAACTTGCCAGTGCCCTCAATTATCTT GAGACCAAACGGCTGGTTCATGGAAACGTCTGTGCCAAGAACATTCTGGTGGCAAGGCGAGGTCTGGAGCATGGCACTACTCCTTTTGTCAAGCTGAGTGACCCAGGAATCTCCCTGACTGTCCTTTCACGGGAAG AGCGTCTTGAGCGTATCCCATGGATTGCCCCTGAATGTGTTGACAGCGGAGCGTCCATCGGCAGTGCTGCTGACCAGTGGAGCTTTGGCGTTACACTGCTTGAAATCTGCAACAACGGTGATCTTCCCATGAGTGGCAGCACATTGTCTGAG aaAGAGCGCTTTTATCAGCAAAAGGGCCGTTTAGCTGAACCATCCTCCCAGGAACTGGCCAGCTTCATCAGCATGTGTTTGACCTACGAGCCTGTGGAGAGGCCTTCGTTCCTCACCGTGCTCAGAGAGCTCACAAAAATCATGATCAAAA ATCCTGATATATCCCCAAGTGAAACTCTCCCTGTCAAAGACCCTAGCATGTTCCATAAACGCTACCTGAAAAAGATGCGGGTCTTAGGAGAG GGTCACTTTGGAAAGGTGACGCTCTACTTGTACGACCCGGCCAACGATGGGACAGGAGAGCGTGTGGCAGTGAAGGCTTTGAAACAAGAGAATGGCCATGTGCCTGAGGGCTGGATGAAGGAGATTGAGATCTTGAAGTCCCTTTATCACAGCAACATTGTCAAGTACAAGGGCTGCTGTACTGAACTGG GGTATGGAGTACTTGCACTCAAAGCGATACATCCACCGAGACCTAGCTGCCCGTAA
- the tyk2 gene encoding non-receptor tyrosine-protein kinase TYK2 isoform X1, whose translation MSRSGWSKRSRPGAFPGLCEPPQGQGIHVYLFWTKEGERYLSHSSGEVTAETLCISAAEAVGISPLCHVLFALYNPLSRCWYSPNHVFSPEENSSLALHYCMRFYFRNWHKLNEKGPTVSRYALRSGTDQGGSPLLEITSLEYLFSQAKYEFVNEVVEMEGVQSEEELSCFKNESLGMAVLHLSHQAMQTGCTLQDVAKKISFLHCIPRSFAKHISKDNFLTKIRIRRVFADFVQTFQQHTVDKGRLGAHEIMYKYISTLEHLAPHFGTETFPVSHLELREDGYGSSSYSNTTHAQGVSKDDFIAPATHEVMVSGTKGIQWRKVSGQKAQANTYFRNDCMNYMRKTKQQSIQPNANTPNKWTSFCDFPEITHIAITGANVCISTQDNHCMEVQMNSSQEARSFSSLLDGYYRLTADAHHYLCHEVAPPRVVLSEANGLHGPMHDDFVLLKLKKEAAEEGSYVVRWSALDYHRIILAVLNKNENGSKSSHKQFRIQHKGSMFCLDGWDQEFSSVKKLTDSLKTFVLKSGSDSFTVKKCCLPRQAELSNLLVVRQGVSQSLSLNLTQLRFHQIKDREIVQQQHLGRGTRTNIYSGRLRVRGGGENDEDDEFNNNFTDREGIQVVLKILEHSHEDIALAFFETASLMSQVSHSHLVFVHGVSVKGSENIMVEEFVEFGPLDVFLRKEKASVTPQWKFIVAKQLASALNYLETKRLVHGNVCAKNILVARRGLEHGTTPFVKLSDPGISLTVLSREERLERIPWIAPECVDSGASIGSAADQWSFGVTLLEICNNGDLPMSGSTLSEKERFYQQKGRLAEPSSQELASFISMCLTYEPVERPSFLTVLRELTKIMIKNPDISPSETLPVKDPSMFHKRYLKKMRVLGEGHFGKVTLYLYDPANDGTGERVAVKALKQENGHVPEGWMKEIEILKSLYHSNIVKYKGCCTELGGQVVQLIMEYLPLGSLRDYLPKRKLGVPQCLMFAQQICQGMEYLHSKRYIHRDLAARNVLVENESLVKIGDFGLTKYIPEGEIYYRVRENGDSPVFWYAIECLKESKFSFSSDIWSFGVTLYEILTCCDHRQSPPTKFFEMMGAAQGQMTVMVLIKLLEKQLRLPCPKECPHEVKVLMEQCWAAEPAQRPSFRSLIEMFEAIRRTYDWQSNINFSLAQIC comes from the exons ATGTCTAGAAGTGGGTGGTCCAAGCGTTCAAGGCCAGGGGCATTTCCGGGCCTGTGTGAACCTCCTCAGGGTCAGGGCATCCATGTTTACCTCTTCTGGACAAAGGAAGGGGAAAGATATTTGTCCCATTCAAGTGGAGAAGTCACAGCAGAGACGCTGTGCATCTCTGCGGCGGAGGCTGTAG GGATATCTCCTCTGTGCCATGTGTTGTTTGCTCTGTACAATCCACTATCTCGCTGCTGGTACAGTCCCAACCACGTTTTCAGCCCAGAGGAGAACTCCAGCCTCGCTCTTCACTACTGTATGAG GTTTTACTTTCGGAATTGGCACAAACTGAATGAGAAGGGGCCAACTGTATCCCGTTATGCTCTCAGATCTGGGACAGATCAGGGGGGTTCTCCTCTGCTTGAAATCACATCCTTAGAATACTTATTCTCCCAG GCTAAATATGAATTTGTGAACGAAGTCGTGGAGATGGAAGGCGTTCAGTCAGAGGAGGAGCTAAGTTGCTTCAAAAATGAGAGCTTGGGGATGGCTGTACTTCACCTCTCACACCAGGCAATGCAGACTGGCTGTACCTTACAAGATGTTGCCAAAAAAATCAG cttctTACACTGCATCCCAAGGTCTTTTGCCAAACACATTTCCAAAGACAACTTCCTGACAAAAATCAGGATCCGGCGGGTGTTTGCAGACTTTGTGCAGACCTTCCAGCAGCACACTGTGGATAAGGGCCGGCTGGGCGCCCACGAGATCATGTATAAGTACATCTCTACTCTTGAACACTTGGCACCACATTTTGGCACAGAGACCTTCCCTGTTTCCCACCTGGAACTGAGAGAGGATGGGTATGGAAGTAGCTCTTACTCAAACACCACCCATGCACAGGGCGTCTCGAAAGATGACTTCATAGCTCCCGCCACACATGAAGTAATGGTGTCTGGCACCAAGGGGATTCAGTGGAGAAAGGTGTCCGGTCAGAAG GCACAGGCAAACACTTACTTCAGGAATGACTGCATGAACTACATGAGGAAAACGAAACAGCAGTCCATCCAACCGAATGCAAACACTCCCAATAAATGGACCTCCTTCTGTGATTTCCCTGAAATAACTCACATAGCCATCACTGGAGCTAATGTGTGCATTAGCACTCAGGACAATCACTGCATG gAGGTTCAGATGAACTCCAGCCAGGAGGCCCGTTCCTTCAGCTCCCTCCTGGATGGATACTACCGGCTGACTGCTGACGCCCACCACTATCTTTGTCATGAAGTGGCTCCCCCAAGGGTAGTGCTGAGTGAAGCAAATGGACTGCATGGACCTATGCA TGATGATTTTGTGCTGCTGAAGCTGAAaaaggaggcagcagaggagggatctTACGTCGTACGTTGGAGTGCTCTCGACTATCACCGCATCATCCTAGCGGTCCTGAACAAAAATGAG AATGGATCGAAGTCAAGCCACAAGCAGTTTCGGATTCAGCACAAGGGTTCGATGTTCTGTCTGGACGGCTGGGACCAAGAATTCTCCAGTGTGAAGAAGCTCACAGACAGCCTCAAGACCTTTGTACTCAAGTCTGGTTCTGACAGCTTTACTGTCAAAAAGTGCTGTTTGCCAAGACAAGcag AGCTATCCAACCTGTTGGTGGTGAGGCAAGGTGTCAGTCAGTCATTGTCCCTGAACTTGACCCAGCTACGCTTCCACCAGATCAAGGACAGAGAGATTGTACAG CAACAGCATTTGGGCCGTGGGACCAGAACTAACATCTACTCAGGACGTCTGCGGGTgcgaggtggaggagaaaatgatgaGGATGACGAGTTCAACAACAACTTCACTGACCGCGAAGGGATCCAAGTGGTCCTCAAGATTCTAGAACACAGCCATGAAGATATTGCACTT gCGTTTTTTGAAACTGCAAGTCTCATGAGCCAGGTATCCCACAGTCACCTGGTGTTTGTACATGGCGTGTCAGTCAAAGGATCTGAAA ACATCATGGTAGAAGAGTTTGTGGAGTTTGGACCTTTGGATGTTTTCCTTCGCAAAGAAAAGGCATCAGTGACTCCTCAGTGGAAGTTCATTGTTGCAAAACAACTTGCCAGTGCCCTCAATTATCTT GAGACCAAACGGCTGGTTCATGGAAACGTCTGTGCCAAGAACATTCTGGTGGCAAGGCGAGGTCTGGAGCATGGCACTACTCCTTTTGTCAAGCTGAGTGACCCAGGAATCTCCCTGACTGTCCTTTCACGGGAAG AGCGTCTTGAGCGTATCCCATGGATTGCCCCTGAATGTGTTGACAGCGGAGCGTCCATCGGCAGTGCTGCTGACCAGTGGAGCTTTGGCGTTACACTGCTTGAAATCTGCAACAACGGTGATCTTCCCATGAGTGGCAGCACATTGTCTGAG aaAGAGCGCTTTTATCAGCAAAAGGGCCGTTTAGCTGAACCATCCTCCCAGGAACTGGCCAGCTTCATCAGCATGTGTTTGACCTACGAGCCTGTGGAGAGGCCTTCGTTCCTCACCGTGCTCAGAGAGCTCACAAAAATCATGATCAAAA ATCCTGATATATCCCCAAGTGAAACTCTCCCTGTCAAAGACCCTAGCATGTTCCATAAACGCTACCTGAAAAAGATGCGGGTCTTAGGAGAG GGTCACTTTGGAAAGGTGACGCTCTACTTGTACGACCCGGCCAACGATGGGACAGGAGAGCGTGTGGCAGTGAAGGCTTTGAAACAAGAGAATGGCCATGTGCCTGAGGGCTGGATGAAGGAGATTGAGATCTTGAAGTCCCTTTATCACAGCAACATTGTCAAGTACAAGGGCTGCTGTACTGAACTGG GAGGACAAGTGGTGCAGCTAATAATGGAGTACCTTCCCCTGGGGAGTCTGCGAGATTACCTTCCCAAACGTAAACTAGGTGTGCCCCAGTGTCTTATGTTTGCCCAGCAGATCTGTCAG GGTATGGAGTACTTGCACTCAAAGCGATACATCCACCGAGACCTAGCTGCCCGTAACGTCTTAGTGGAAAATGAGAGTTTGGTAAAGATTGGAGACTTTGGCCTGACGAAATACATCCCTGAAGGCGAGATCTACTATCGTGTCCGTGAGAATGGGGACAGTCCAGTGTTCTG GTATGCCATTGAGTGCTTGAAGGAGAGTaaattttccttttcctctgacatttgGTCCTTTGGCGTTACGTTGTATGAGATCCTGACCTGCTGTGACCATCGCCAAAGCCCTCCAACA aaGTTCTTTGAAATGATGGGGGCAGCCCAGGGACAGATGACTGTGATGGTACTCATAAAACTGTTGGAGAAACAGCTGCGATTGCCTTGTCCCAAAGAATGCCCGCATGAG GTGAAGGTGTTAATGGAGCAGTGTTGGGCTGCAGAGCCGGCGCAGCGGCCATCATTTAGGTCGCTCATCGAAATGTTTGAGGCTATTCGTCGAACATACGACTGGCAGTCTAATATAAACTTTTCCTTGGCTCAGATTTGCTGA